The following are encoded together in the Brassica napus cultivar Da-Ae chromosome A9, Da-Ae, whole genome shotgun sequence genome:
- the LOC106368013 gene encoding UDP-N-acetylglucosamine--dolichyl-phosphate N-acetylglucosaminephosphotransferase-like: protein MTARKRTSSVAKSENPPPATKEHKPTVASGEDFSLAPPKLGVIFVISSLLCSLYIYLLCFHYNVDDELKRPILINAGLSLVGFFVTLKLIPVAARYVLRRNMFGFDINKRGTPQGEVKVPESLGIVVGIVFLIVAIIFQFFNFTEDSLWLVEYNAALASICFMILLGFVDDVLDVPWRVKLLLPSFATLPLLMAYAGHTTIVIPKPLVSYVGLEILDLGRIYKLYMALLAVFCTNSINIHAGLNGLEIGQTVVIAAAILIHNVMQIGASVDSELRQAHAFSIYLTQPLMATSLAMLAFNWYPSAVFVGDTYTVFAGMTMAVVGILGHFSETLLIFFLPQVLNFLLSLPQLAGIVKCPRHRLPKFDPATGLLTGTRDGTLVNVYLRIFGRKSEKSLCIHLLVFQALACAFCFLLRHFLAGWYK, encoded by the exons ATGACTGCTCGTAAGAGAACTTCTTCGGTGGCTAAGTCAGAGAATCCGCCGCCGGCGACGAAGGAGCATAAACCCACCGTCGCTTCCGGCGAAGATTTCAGTCTAGCACCGCCGAAGCTGGGCGTGATCTTCGTGATCTCTTCGCTTCTGTGCTCGCTCTACATCTACCTTCTCTGTTTCCACTACAATGTCGATGATGAGCTGAAGCGTCCGATCCTCATCAACGCCGGGCTTAGCTTGGTGGGGTTCTTCGTCACGCTCAAGTTGATTCCGGTGGCTGCTAGATACGTTCTGAGGCGTAACATGTTTGGGTTTGATATCAATAAACGAGGCACTCCTCAAGGTGAAGTCAAAGT GCCTGAGTCGTTGGGAATCGTTGTGGGTATTGTCTTCTTGATTGTGGCGATAATCTTCCAGTTCTTTAACTTCACTGAAGATTCATTA TGGCTTGTGGAGTACAATGCAGCACTAGCGTCTATTTGCTTCATGATATTGCTTGGGTTTGTAGATGACGTCCTTGATGTGCCTTGGAGAGT GAAGCTTCTCCTGCCATCTTTTGCAACCCTTCCACTCCTGATGGCTTACGCTGGACATACAACTATCGTTATACCTAAACCTCTTGTTTCTTATGTTGGCTTGGAGATACTTGATCTAG GAcggatatataagttatatatggCGCTACTGGCTGTCTTCTGCACTAATTCTATAAACATTCACGCTGGTCTGAATGGCCTTGAGATCGGACAAACCGTAGTTATTGCAGCTGCT ATCTTGATACACAACGTTATGCAAATCGGAGCATCCGTGGATTCTGAGCTTCGTCAAGCTCATGCCTTCTCTATATATCTCACTCAGCCATTGATGGCAACATCCTTGGCTATGCTTGCTTTCAACTG GTACCCTTCTGCAGTTTTTGTTGGAGACACTTACACAGTCTTTGCTGGAATGACTATGGCAGTTGTTGGCATTCTGGGTCACTTCAG TGAAACCCTCCTAATCTTTTTCCTTCCTCAAGTGTTGAACTTTCTGTTGTCACTTCCGCAG CTTGCTGGCATTGTGAAATGTCCACGGCATCGTCTCCCCAA GTTTGATCCTGCTACGGGATTACTAACGGGAACAAGAGATGGGACGCTCGTCAACGTCTACTTGAGGATTTTTGGTAGGAAGTCAGAAAAGTCTCTGTGTATTCATCTTCTTGTTTTCCAG GCACTAGCTTGCGCCTTCTGTTTCCTGCTTCGGCATTTTCTTGCTGGTTGGTACAAATAA
- the LOC111198011 gene encoding glucan endo-1,3-beta-glucosidase, acidic isoform-like: MKMSESRILSSWTSSPMLLILLSLLMASFSDTTSAQIGVCYGRLGNPRPSPSDVVALYKHRNIQRMRIYDPDHDTLNALRNSNIELILDVPKADLERIASSQAEADTWIRNNVKNYEGVRFRYITVGNEVEPSEPAARALFQAMKNIDNAVSRAGLGIKVSTAIDMGATMDTYPPSHGRFRDDYINFLQPVIGFLVSKQSPLLLNSYPYFSYKDDMKDIPLEYALFKPTPPVIDGQYSYHNLFDAQLDAVYAALEKSGGGSLEVVVSESGWPTQGGAGTSVENAMTYVNNLIQHVKSGTPRKPGKAIEAYIFAMFDENQKGPLELEKFWGMFLPNQQPKYNVNFN; encoded by the exons ATGAAAATGTCTGAATCAAGGATATTATCCTCATGGACTTCATCACCAATGTTGCTGATTCTTCTCAGCCTTCTAATGGCTTCCTTTTCCGACACCACGT CTGCACAAATCGGAGTATGCTACGGAAGGTTAGGCAATCCCCGGCCAAGTCCATCAGACGTTGTGGCTCTTTACAAGCACCGCAACATCCAGAGGATGCGGATTTACGACCCCGACCATGACACTCTCAACGCTCTCCGCAACTCCAACATCGAGCTCATCCTCGACGTTCCCAAAGCAGACCTCGAACGCATCGCCTCCAGCCAAGCCGAGGCCGACACGTGGATCCGCAACAACGTCAAGAACTACGAGGGTGTCAGATTCAGGTACATCACGGTCGGAAACGAGGTGGAACCCTCGGAGCCAGCTGCGAGGGCTCTCTTCCAGGCCATGAAAAACATCGATAACGCGGTTTCTAGAGCAGGCCTTGGGATCAAGGTGTCGACGGCTATAGACATGGGAGCCACCATGGACACGTACCCTCCGTCGCACGGAAGATTCAGAGACGACTATATCAACTTTCTCCAACCGGTGATAGGTTTCTTGGTAAGCAAGCAATCTCCTCTGCTCTTGAATAGCTACCCTTACTTCAGCTACAAGGATGACATGAAAGACATCCCTCTAGAGTACGCTCTGTTCAAACCGACCCCTCCAGTCATTGACGGGCAGTACTCTTACCATAACCTCTTCGACGCCCAACTTGACGCGGTCTACGCAGCATTGGAGAAATCAGGGGGAGGATCGTTGGAAGTCGTGGTGTCTGAGAGCGGTTGGCCGACGCAGGGAGGAGCAGGGACTAGTGTGGAGAATGCAATGACTTATGTTAATAATTTGATACAACATGTGAAAAGTGGAACTCCGAGAAAGCCAGGGAAAGCTATAGAGGCTTATATATTCGCTATGTTTGATGAGAATCAGAAGGGTCCCCTTGAGCTTGAGAAGTTCTGGGGGATGTTTCTTCCTAATCAACAGCCTAAGTATAATGTTAATTTCAACTAA